A single Deinococcus misasensis DSM 22328 DNA region contains:
- the pstA gene encoding phosphate ABC transporter permease PstA produces MMSSGVKSHQIKGTGLSSGRKFKNSFMAALMVLATLIVLTPLVLIFYFLIVNGIQSISWETFTQLPKPEGEEGGGFANAIVGSVIIVGMATLMGVFVGIGGGVMIAEYPEHRLVPAVRLISDVLSGIPAIVMGLVAYTLIIAEFKSFRGLAAAVALGFIMIPIVVRTTEEVLKLVPQTVREAGLALGLPKWRVIVSIVLPAARSGIITGVMLAISRVSGEAAPLLFTALGSQFWQLNPFSSLGMSALPLEIYNRANSPFPTSLPLAYAASLILVLMVFATTLIARIATRKK; encoded by the coding sequence ATGATGTCCTCTGGCGTCAAATCCCACCAGATCAAAGGCACCGGGCTCAGCTCTGGCCGCAAGTTCAAAAACAGCTTCATGGCTGCCCTGATGGTGCTGGCCACCCTGATCGTGCTCACCCCTCTGGTCCTGATTTTCTACTTCCTGATTGTCAACGGCATCCAGAGCATCAGCTGGGAAACCTTCACCCAGTTGCCCAAACCCGAGGGTGAAGAAGGGGGCGGATTCGCCAACGCCATCGTTGGATCGGTGATCATTGTGGGCATGGCAACCCTGATGGGGGTTTTTGTGGGCATCGGTGGCGGTGTGATGATCGCCGAATACCCCGAGCACCGTCTGGTTCCCGCTGTGCGCCTCATCAGCGACGTGCTCTCTGGCATCCCTGCCATCGTGATGGGTCTGGTGGCTTACACCCTGATCATTGCCGAATTCAAATCCTTCCGGGGTCTGGCTGCTGCGGTGGCTCTGGGCTTCATCATGATTCCCATCGTGGTCCGCACCACCGAGGAAGTGTTGAAACTGGTGCCTCAAACGGTGCGTGAAGCTGGACTGGCATTGGGCCTTCCCAAGTGGCGTGTGATTGTCAGCATCGTGCTGCCTGCTGCCCGCTCTGGGATCATCACCGGGGTCATGCTGGCGATTTCCCGGGTGTCCGGTGAAGCTGCCCCTCTGCTCTTCACCGCTCTGGGTTCCCAGTTCTGGCAACTGAACCCCTTCTCCAGCCTCGGGATGTCTGCCCTGCCTCTGGAGATTTACAACCGGGCCAACAGCCCCTTCCCCACCTCACTGCCTCTGGCTTACGCGGCCTCGCTGATTCTGGTGCTGATGGTCTTTGCCACCACCCTGATTGCCCGCATCGCCACCCGCAAGAAATAA
- the pstC gene encoding phosphate ABC transporter permease subunit PstC, whose amino-acid sequence MQNSRKVFSSRSDQYFKGLILVLGVAIIAIFGVSLYQLLVGGWDALKTFGLGFLTSTTWDVPNEQYGALTFIAGTLITSIAALLISVMLAVPAAIFVTEYAPKWLAEPVSYLIELLAAIPSVIYGLWAIVTLVPLVQKLQVWIFTQPELQKIQWLVSAPTGRGLFTAILVLSIMVIPYTASVARDVIRLVPSDQREAAYALGATKWEVISMAILPYARAGIFGGVILSLGRALGETMAVTMVIGNNNIIPNTLFSATNTMASVIATQFQEATSDLQLSSLLGIGLLLFIISVIVNYLARLIIARLTPKGIK is encoded by the coding sequence ATGCAAAACAGCCGCAAAGTGTTCTCTTCACGCTCCGACCAGTACTTCAAAGGACTGATTCTGGTGCTGGGCGTGGCCATCATCGCCATCTTCGGTGTCTCCCTCTACCAGCTTCTGGTGGGTGGATGGGACGCCCTGAAAACCTTCGGTCTGGGCTTTCTGACCAGCACCACCTGGGATGTTCCCAATGAACAATACGGAGCCCTCACCTTCATTGCAGGCACCCTGATCACCAGCATTGCTGCACTCTTGATTTCCGTGATGCTGGCCGTTCCTGCTGCCATCTTCGTGACCGAATATGCCCCCAAATGGCTTGCCGAGCCCGTCAGTTACCTGATCGAGTTGCTGGCCGCCATCCCCAGTGTGATTTACGGCCTGTGGGCCATCGTGACTCTGGTGCCTCTGGTTCAGAAGCTGCAGGTCTGGATTTTCACACAGCCAGAGCTGCAAAAAATCCAATGGTTGGTCTCTGCCCCCACTGGACGCGGTCTGTTCACTGCCATTCTGGTGCTGTCGATCATGGTGATTCCCTATACCGCCTCGGTGGCCCGCGATGTGATCCGTCTGGTTCCCTCAGACCAGCGTGAAGCCGCTTACGCTCTGGGTGCCACCAAATGGGAAGTGATTTCCATGGCCATTTTGCCTTACGCCCGAGCCGGTATTTTCGGGGGTGTGATCCTGAGTCTGGGTCGTGCACTCGGTGAAACCATGGCCGTCACCATGGTGATCGGCAACAACAACATCATCCCCAACACCCTGTTCAGTGCCACCAACACCATGGCTTCTGTGATTGCCACCCAGTTTCAGGAGGCCACCAGCGACCTGCAACTGTCCAGCCTGCTCGGCATCGGTCTGTTGCTGTTCATCATCAGCGTGATTGTGAACTACCTTGCCCGACTGATCATTGCCCGACTGACCCCGAAAGGAATCAAATGA
- a CDS encoding MBL fold metallo-hydrolase, translated as MLIPITDSLYALQVPIPYPMKYVTVLIDTTSPVTLIDTSLNTPEAVATLEAGLKELNLTFQDVERIIVTHHHPDHYGLAGWLQQQSNAPILMLQEEVDRGEKYWSRWDYWRNEHDQHLLSHGMPEQSQNGLGHAMTQSRNRMVLGEVTPVQIGDRLSLSGTEFEVLWLPGHADGHLGLWNPELSLLIAGDVILERITPNIGRYAYTRADPLGDYFETLKKVEALQPERTVIGHYGPVIFNAAERAREIADHHHERLEECLELLATPMNAYDLSLKLFQRELDTFGRRFALAEVIAHLEHLRLRGALKMEKVDGVWQYWRA; from the coding sequence ATGCTGATCCCCATCACAGACAGCCTGTATGCCTTGCAGGTTCCGATTCCCTATCCCATGAAGTACGTCACAGTCCTGATTGACACGACATCACCCGTGACCCTGATTGACACCTCGCTCAACACCCCAGAGGCGGTGGCCACTCTGGAAGCCGGACTGAAAGAACTGAACCTGACTTTTCAGGATGTGGAACGCATCATCGTCACGCACCACCACCCGGACCACTACGGTCTGGCAGGATGGCTGCAACAACAGAGCAATGCCCCCATCCTGATGCTGCAAGAAGAAGTGGACCGTGGAGAAAAATACTGGTCCAGATGGGATTACTGGCGAAACGAACACGACCAGCATTTGCTTTCACACGGCATGCCCGAGCAGTCCCAGAATGGCCTTGGGCACGCCATGACCCAATCCAGAAACCGCATGGTGCTTGGAGAAGTCACCCCAGTTCAAATCGGAGACCGACTTTCCCTGAGTGGCACGGAATTTGAAGTGCTCTGGTTGCCCGGACACGCCGATGGGCACCTTGGACTCTGGAATCCAGAGCTTTCCTTGCTCATCGCTGGAGATGTGATTCTGGAACGCATCACCCCCAACATTGGTCGCTACGCCTACACCCGGGCAGACCCTCTGGGCGACTACTTTGAAACCCTCAAAAAAGTGGAAGCCCTGCAGCCCGAGCGCACCGTGATTGGGCATTATGGCCCGGTGATTTTCAATGCTGCCGAACGGGCCAGAGAAATTGCAGACCACCACCATGAGCGCCTCGAAGAGTGCCTTGAGCTGCTGGCTACCCCCATGAATGCTTACGACCTGTCTTTGAAACTGTTTCAGCGTGAACTGGACACCTTTGGCAGGCGGTTTGCTCTGGCCGAGGTGATTGCCCATCTGGAACATTTGCGTTTGCGTGGGGCTTTGAAAATGGAAAAAGTGGACGGGGTGTGGCAGTACTGGAGGGCTTGA
- the pstS gene encoding phosphate ABC transporter substrate-binding protein PstS, with the protein MKKVLLTATLLATPAFAVSLQGAGASFPYPLYLKYFAEYKKATGTEVSYQSIGSGGGQRQMLEQTVDFGATDGPMSDSDMAKAPDKNKILHIPTALGAVVPIYNIPGVDASLKFDGKVLADIFSGKITKWNDPALVKDNPELKGVMFPITIARRADGSGTTFIFTDYLAKVSKTFSGTVGKGTTVNWPQTSIGGKGNDGVTSVVKQTPGSIGYVELIFAKQNNIDYGQVKNKAGKFIKADLKSITAAAASKPMSNDTRVSITDASGAGSYPISGYTWILVYQNQDYGKQTEAKAKAVKNMLKWIVTDGQKLNEGLGYAELPEKAQKIAISLINGIKFGNKKL; encoded by the coding sequence ATGAAGAAAGTGCTCCTGACCGCAACCTTACTCGCAACCCCTGCTTTTGCAGTGTCCCTGCAAGGTGCGGGCGCTTCATTCCCCTACCCCCTGTACCTCAAATACTTCGCTGAATACAAAAAAGCCACTGGCACCGAAGTCAGCTACCAGAGCATCGGTTCGGGCGGTGGACAGCGTCAAATGCTCGAACAAACCGTGGATTTCGGAGCCACCGACGGCCCCATGTCTGACAGCGACATGGCCAAGGCTCCAGACAAAAACAAAATCCTGCACATCCCCACCGCCCTTGGTGCAGTGGTGCCCATCTACAACATCCCCGGAGTGGATGCCAGCCTCAAATTTGATGGCAAAGTCCTCGCGGACATCTTCTCTGGCAAAATCACCAAGTGGAACGATCCTGCTCTGGTCAAGGACAACCCCGAACTGAAGGGGGTGATGTTTCCCATCACCATTGCCCGCCGTGCCGATGGCAGTGGCACCACCTTCATCTTCACCGACTACCTTGCCAAAGTCAGCAAAACCTTCTCGGGCACTGTGGGCAAAGGCACCACTGTGAACTGGCCCCAGACCAGCATTGGTGGCAAAGGCAATGACGGGGTGACCAGCGTGGTCAAACAAACCCCCGGTTCCATCGGTTACGTGGAATTGATTTTCGCCAAGCAGAACAACATTGACTACGGTCAGGTCAAAAACAAAGCCGGAAAATTCATCAAGGCCGACCTGAAAAGCATCACTGCTGCTGCCGCCTCCAAACCCATGTCCAATGACACCCGGGTGAGCATCACCGACGCATCTGGCGCTGGCTCTTACCCGATCAGCGGTTACACCTGGATTCTGGTGTACCAGAATCAGGATTACGGCAAGCAAACCGAAGCCAAAGCCAAAGCCGTCAAGAACATGCTGAAGTGGATCGTCACCGACGGCCAGAAGCTCAACGAAGGCCTCGGTTATGCAGAACTTCCCGAGAAAGCCCAGAAAATTGCCATCAGCCTGATCAATGGCATCAAGTTCGGCAACAAGAAACTGTAA
- a CDS encoding G8 domain-containing protein has protein sequence MKKHFALSFLTLCLMACNSGPVSQPEHHDHSQMDMANVEMAEQAVAPVTVGITGQWTGTLNGFVQFTNTTGQSVSSFKLRVKLSGVTRISNSWNGTVTGPDAQGYYTVTSPTYMGTLANGQAYKVEFSADGTGLVLQDAQVISPAPVVTTEALWSQASTWGGTVPAAGSNVTIPAGKTVYLDSNIDLNSLTINGTLICKDKDLSIRAGYIMIHGGRLQCGTATQPFTRKLTLTLKARPADENIMGMGTQFIGIMGGGTLDLHGIPQAAWVRLAQSAAAGSNTITLDQAVNWKVGDQIVVTSGDYDPLHAEERTIQAISGSTITLSQPLTYGHAIGQRSFDGMTVKKQVEVGLLTRNIVVQGQVSTVTFSGHTVSSKMGGHIMNGHGDVPDGGTLRLANVELKNLGQEGKLGRYPVHWHKLSSAAGQYIKNSSIHHSFNRCVTVHATNNVLVDGNFCHDTIGHAYFLEDGNEEGNTFANNLGAVVRRPNVQNTVERDKARILGKVYDADADSDIGARGNEPTGPTTYWIANGNNKFIGNVSAGSEGSGFWFTPQDRTDYIRAGDFDRNISHSEKGFTLVVTNKQGGIVTTDTPSTFSNYTFYNTNARGIWAHSNRMNFSGVRAADNVRAIFFSFDSYMKDSLMIGRSGIGPDDTRPHIAYTLYDGAGMLENVSFTGFRAGDVLFPTQGAATRRMNHRLSAINIDASVPVNTYFNGTWTQSRALDDNGVISSFIDTNKYFAQRAGIAQDATKPTYVVSNLPIMKNGNCKDTSLWPDVSICQNTYAKLKISSGAVDRYASVRRNDGATQRFISADPGLPAWQLPIILNNNYTYTFTSESPMIKPFTVDPTEIPAGQGVTLAFANLTGTPSAGTRLDSPEKVQNSTSTAYFQSGTTLYLKIVGDQSVKIN, from the coding sequence ATGAAAAAACACTTTGCCCTGAGCTTCCTCACTTTGTGCCTGATGGCCTGCAACTCGGGTCCCGTTTCCCAACCCGAGCACCATGACCATTCTCAGATGGACATGGCCAATGTTGAAATGGCTGAACAGGCTGTTGCGCCCGTCACGGTGGGCATCACCGGACAATGGACGGGGACCCTCAACGGTTTTGTGCAGTTCACCAACACCACAGGCCAGAGTGTCAGCAGCTTCAAACTGCGTGTGAAACTCTCTGGCGTGACCCGCATCAGCAATTCCTGGAACGGCACCGTCACAGGTCCTGATGCACAGGGCTATTACACCGTGACTTCTCCCACCTACATGGGCACGCTGGCCAATGGACAGGCTTACAAAGTGGAATTTTCAGCAGATGGCACGGGGCTGGTGCTGCAAGATGCGCAGGTGATCTCTCCTGCACCTGTGGTCACCACCGAAGCGCTCTGGTCACAGGCCTCCACATGGGGTGGAACCGTTCCTGCAGCAGGATCCAACGTCACCATTCCAGCAGGAAAAACTGTTTATCTGGACAGCAACATTGACCTGAACAGCCTCACCATCAATGGGACCCTGATTTGCAAAGACAAAGACCTGAGCATTCGGGCAGGATACATCATGATTCATGGTGGCCGGTTGCAGTGCGGAACAGCCACCCAGCCTTTCACCCGCAAGCTGACCCTCACCCTGAAAGCCCGCCCTGCCGATGAAAACATCATGGGGATGGGGACCCAGTTCATCGGAATCATGGGAGGTGGAACACTGGACTTGCACGGCATTCCTCAGGCTGCGTGGGTCAGGCTGGCCCAGAGTGCAGCAGCAGGAAGCAACACCATCACCCTCGATCAGGCCGTCAACTGGAAAGTCGGCGATCAAATTGTGGTCACCTCTGGCGACTACGATCCCTTGCACGCCGAAGAACGCACCATTCAGGCCATCAGTGGCAGCACCATCACCCTGAGCCAGCCCCTGACTTATGGTCACGCCATTGGACAGAGAAGCTTTGATGGCATGACCGTCAAGAAACAGGTCGAGGTCGGGCTTCTGACCCGAAACATCGTGGTGCAGGGACAGGTGAGCACCGTTACGTTCAGTGGTCACACGGTTTCCAGCAAAATGGGCGGTCACATCATGAACGGGCATGGTGATGTCCCGGATGGAGGCACCCTCAGGCTGGCCAACGTTGAACTCAAAAACCTTGGGCAGGAAGGCAAACTCGGGCGATACCCGGTGCACTGGCATAAATTGTCTTCTGCAGCAGGGCAGTACATCAAAAACAGCAGCATCCACCACAGCTTCAACCGCTGCGTGACGGTGCATGCCACCAACAATGTTCTGGTGGATGGCAACTTCTGCCACGACACCATCGGACATGCCTATTTTCTGGAAGATGGCAACGAAGAAGGCAACACCTTCGCCAACAACCTCGGGGCAGTGGTTCGCAGACCCAACGTGCAGAACACGGTAGAAAGGGACAAAGCCCGGATTCTGGGCAAGGTTTATGATGCAGATGCCGACTCTGACATTGGTGCCAGAGGAAATGAACCCACAGGCCCCACCACCTACTGGATTGCCAATGGCAACAACAAATTCATTGGGAACGTGTCGGCTGGATCCGAAGGCTCGGGGTTCTGGTTTACCCCCCAGGACCGCACCGATTACATCCGGGCTGGAGATTTTGACCGCAACATCTCCCACTCTGAAAAAGGCTTCACGCTGGTGGTCACCAACAAACAGGGCGGCATCGTCACCACCGACACACCCAGCACCTTCAGCAATTACACCTTTTACAACACCAACGCCAGAGGCATCTGGGCGCACTCCAACCGCATGAATTTCTCTGGGGTTCGTGCAGCAGACAACGTGCGGGCCATCTTCTTCTCCTTTGACAGTTACATGAAGGACTCTCTGATGATTGGGCGCAGTGGCATTGGGCCAGACGATACCCGCCCACACATTGCCTACACCCTTTATGACGGGGCAGGCATGCTGGAAAACGTCTCCTTCACAGGGTTCCGTGCTGGAGATGTGCTTTTCCCCACACAGGGAGCAGCCACCCGTCGCATGAACCACAGGCTGAGTGCCATCAACATTGATGCCTCGGTGCCTGTGAACACCTATTTCAATGGCACATGGACCCAATCCAGAGCTCTGGACGACAACGGGGTGATCAGCAGTTTCATTGACACCAACAAATACTTCGCCCAGAGGGCTGGAATTGCGCAAGATGCCACCAAACCCACTTACGTGGTCAGCAACCTGCCGATCATGAAAAACGGCAACTGCAAAGACACCTCACTCTGGCCGGATGTCTCGATTTGCCAGAACACCTATGCCAAATTGAAAATTTCCAGTGGAGCGGTGGACCGGTATGCCAGTGTGCGTCGCAACGATGGGGCCACCCAGAGGTTCATCAGTGCAGATCCGGGCCTTCCTGCATGGCAATTGCCCATCATTCTGAACAACAACTACACCTATACCTTCACTTCAGAATCGCCCATGATCAAGCCCTTTACCGTGGACCCCACAGAAATTCCTGCTGGACAGGGGGTCACTCTGGCCTTCGCCAACCTGACTGGAACCCCAAGTGCAGGCACCCGTCTGGATTCGCCTGAGAAGGTGCAAAACAGCACCAGCACAGCCTACTTCCAGTCTGGAACCACCCTGTACCTCAAGATTGTGGGAGACCAGTCGGTCAAGATCAACTGA
- a CDS encoding CaiB/BaiF CoA transferase family protein — protein MHLPLTGVTVADFTRVLTGPYCTMLLGDLGADVIKIEPPQGDDTRLWTPPARGSEATYFLSVNRNKRSVVLNLKDPEDLRQARKIIARSDVLVENYRPGTMDKLGLGYENLKAENPRLIYAAISGFGQSGPYAHLSGYDVIAQGMGGLMSYTGEQDGEPMKLGVAVADVFAGSLLTQAICAVLYEREKTGLGRRIDVNLLEGMLSLGTYQISRYLNASEVPERLGNEHRSIVPYGMYACKDGHFNLAVGNDALWIKFCQSLGFEDLLTEKHRTNASRVEHRDTLMPELLRRFALLTRAELLEKLQTAGVPCGPVYDVREALEDPHVTARGLVQEVPHPTVGSIKTTLPPWELDGQHPPIRLAPPTLGQHNKDLLEEETHAGLPERP, from the coding sequence ATGCATCTTCCACTGACCGGAGTCACTGTTGCGGACTTCACACGGGTCCTGACCGGACCGTACTGCACCATGCTGCTTGGAGACCTCGGGGCAGATGTCATCAAGATTGAGCCTCCACAGGGAGATGACACCCGCCTCTGGACCCCTCCAGCCCGAGGCAGCGAAGCCACCTATTTTCTGAGTGTGAACCGCAACAAACGTTCGGTGGTCCTCAACCTCAAAGACCCCGAGGACCTGCGTCAAGCCCGCAAGATCATTGCCAGAAGCGATGTGCTGGTCGAGAACTACCGCCCCGGAACCATGGATAAACTGGGTCTCGGGTATGAAAATCTGAAAGCGGAAAACCCCAGACTGATTTACGCGGCCATCAGTGGATTTGGTCAGAGTGGTCCTTACGCGCACCTCAGTGGTTACGATGTGATCGCGCAGGGCATGGGTGGTCTGATGAGCTACACCGGAGAGCAAGACGGGGAACCCATGAAACTCGGGGTGGCGGTGGCTGATGTGTTCGCTGGATCATTGCTCACGCAAGCCATCTGCGCTGTGCTTTATGAAAGAGAAAAAACTGGGCTGGGCAGGCGCATTGATGTAAATCTGCTGGAAGGAATGCTCTCTCTGGGCACCTACCAGATCTCCAGATACCTGAACGCCTCGGAGGTCCCAGAGCGTCTGGGCAACGAGCACCGTTCCATCGTGCCTTACGGCATGTACGCCTGCAAAGATGGGCATTTCAATCTGGCGGTCGGCAATGATGCCCTGTGGATCAAATTCTGTCAGAGCCTCGGATTTGAAGACCTCCTGACCGAAAAACACCGCACCAACGCATCCAGAGTGGAACACAGAGACACCCTGATGCCCGAACTGCTGCGCCGATTTGCTCTCTTGACCCGTGCTGAACTGCTGGAAAAATTGCAAACAGCCGGGGTTCCCTGTGGCCCAGTTTATGATGTGCGTGAAGCCCTTGAAGACCCCCATGTGACCGCCAGAGGACTGGTGCAAGAAGTGCCCCATCCGACGGTTGGAAGCATCAAAACCACCCTGCCCCCGTGGGAACTGGACGGCCAGCATCCACCCATCCGACTGGCCCCCCCGACCCTCGGGCAACACAACAAAGACCTGCTGGAAGAGGAGACCCATGCTGGATTACCTGAACGTCCGTGA
- a CDS encoding acyl-CoA dehydrogenase family protein, whose amino-acid sequence MLDYLNVRDLLSNEERLIQSTVRDFLDREIAPHIEHWWNEGLFPKETMQKLGEMGLLGSNLPEQYGGAGVSNIAYGVMMYEIERIDSGLRSAASVQGALVMYPIYAFGSEEQKQKYLPELASGRMIGCFGLTEPDGGSDPGAMRTRARLDGDHYVLNGNKMWITNSPLADIAVVWAKDDEDTIRGFIVPTDTPGFSAPKITSKMSLRASVTGEIVLEDVRIPKDHLLPLSGGLKSPLMCLTQARYGISWGALGALETVYTCALEYAKTRTTFGKPIGSRQLVQEKLVYMLSEHQKGLLLALRLGQLKDQNQLKFGQVSIAKRNNVRVALESARLAREILGGNGITTEYPVVRHMLNLETVDTYEGTHDIHTLIVGRDITGLNALE is encoded by the coding sequence ATGCTGGATTACCTGAACGTCCGTGACCTGCTTTCCAATGAAGAACGCCTGATCCAGTCCACCGTGCGTGACTTTCTGGACCGCGAAATTGCACCCCACATCGAACACTGGTGGAATGAGGGCCTCTTTCCAAAAGAGACCATGCAAAAACTTGGGGAAATGGGTTTGCTGGGCTCCAACCTTCCAGAGCAATATGGTGGGGCAGGGGTCAGCAACATCGCATATGGCGTGATGATGTATGAAATCGAGCGCATCGACTCTGGTCTCAGGTCTGCGGCCAGTGTGCAGGGTGCCCTCGTGATGTACCCGATTTATGCCTTTGGCAGTGAGGAGCAAAAACAAAAATACCTGCCTGAACTCGCCTCTGGACGCATGATTGGTTGCTTTGGCCTGACCGAACCAGATGGAGGTTCAGACCCCGGAGCCATGCGCACCCGGGCCAGACTGGATGGAGACCACTACGTTCTGAATGGCAACAAGATGTGGATCACCAACAGCCCTCTGGCAGACATTGCTGTGGTGTGGGCCAAAGACGATGAGGACACCATCCGGGGTTTCATTGTGCCCACAGACACCCCCGGTTTCTCTGCCCCCAAAATCACCAGCAAAATGAGTTTGCGTGCCAGCGTCACAGGCGAGATTGTGCTGGAAGATGTGCGGATTCCAAAAGACCACCTCCTGCCCCTCTCTGGCGGTCTTAAAAGTCCCCTGATGTGCCTGACGCAAGCCCGATACGGCATTTCGTGGGGCGCTCTGGGCGCTCTGGAAACCGTCTACACCTGTGCTCTGGAATACGCCAAAACCCGCACCACTTTTGGCAAACCCATTGGCAGCAGACAACTGGTGCAAGAGAAACTGGTGTACATGCTCTCTGAACACCAGAAAGGCTTGCTGTTGGCTTTGCGTCTCGGGCAACTGAAAGACCAGAACCAGTTGAAATTCGGTCAGGTGTCCATCGCCAAAAGAAACAACGTTCGGGTGGCTCTGGAAAGCGCCCGCCTTGCCCGAGAAATTCTGGGAGGCAACGGCATCACCACCGAATATCCAGTGGTCCGACACATGCTCAATCTGGAAACCGTGGACACCTACGAAGGGACCCACGACATTCACACCTTGATTGTGGGACGGGACATCACGGGGTTGAATGCTCTGGAGTGA
- a CDS encoding glutathionylspermidine synthase family protein has product MHRHTLDPRSNWMARCEQLGFTFHSVGGVYWDESVFYSFDLAQIEALEKATNTLNEMCLEAVQHVIDHRRFRELDIDARMENLCIDSWENDQLDIYGRFDFSYDGINPPRMLEFNADTPTALFEASVIQWDWLQGVFPHHDQFNSIHEKLIAAWKRFPRRSTHFACVTESEEDYVTTLYMQDVCTQAGHMTHTLFMKDIGWDGAKFVDLHNQPIERIFKLYPWEWMAEEAFAQHLPVAKTQWIEPAWKLILTCKGILPILWEMFPNHENLLPASFNPMPESVRKPLYSREGANVELPTGLSSGGDYGLGMWIYQQYQPLPEFDGFYPVVGSWVIGGESAGIGIREDDTLITKNTSRFVPHIIM; this is encoded by the coding sequence ATGCACAGGCACACCCTAGACCCCAGAAGCAACTGGATGGCCCGCTGTGAGCAGCTTGGCTTCACCTTTCATTCGGTGGGTGGTGTGTACTGGGACGAAAGCGTGTTTTATTCTTTCGATCTTGCCCAGATTGAAGCTCTGGAAAAAGCCACCAACACCCTGAATGAAATGTGTCTGGAAGCAGTCCAGCATGTCATTGACCACAGACGTTTCCGAGAGCTGGACATCGATGCCCGCATGGAAAACCTGTGCATCGACAGCTGGGAAAACGATCAGCTGGACATCTATGGCCGATTTGATTTCTCTTATGATGGCATCAACCCGCCCAGAATGCTGGAGTTCAACGCAGACACGCCCACAGCCCTTTTCGAGGCCAGTGTGATCCAGTGGGACTGGTTGCAGGGGGTTTTCCCTCACCACGATCAATTCAACAGCATCCATGAAAAATTGATTGCAGCATGGAAACGGTTTCCCAGACGCTCCACCCACTTTGCCTGTGTCACCGAATCTGAAGAGGATTACGTCACCACCCTTTACATGCAGGATGTGTGCACGCAGGCTGGACACATGACCCACACCCTGTTCATGAAAGACATCGGCTGGGATGGAGCAAAATTTGTGGACCTCCACAACCAGCCCATCGAACGGATTTTCAAACTCTACCCCTGGGAATGGATGGCCGAAGAAGCTTTCGCCCAGCACTTGCCTGTTGCCAAGACCCAATGGATTGAACCTGCATGGAAACTGATCCTGACCTGCAAAGGCATCCTGCCGATCCTCTGGGAGATGTTTCCCAACCACGAAAACCTGCTGCCTGCCAGCTTCAACCCCATGCCTGAAAGTGTGCGCAAACCCCTGTACTCCAGAGAAGGGGCCAACGTGGAATTGCCCACAGGCCTGTCCTCTGGTGGAGATTACGGCCTTGGCATGTGGATTTACCAGCAGTACCAGCCCCTCCCTGAATTTGACGGTTTTTACCCGGTGGTCGGCAGCTGGGTGATTGGTGGCGAAAGTGCTGGAATCGGCATCCGCGAGGACGACACCCTGATCACCAAAAACACCTCCCGATTTGTGCCCCACATCATCATGTGA
- a CDS encoding rhomboid family intramembrane serine protease produces MFPLSDLKTHHARVNRWIIAINILVFLWVMLVSGGYLGQQSINLLEKQIPYLVFTPAVFSEDPVQGVVSLFGSMFMHAGILHLLGNMWFLWVFGDNIEDHLGSFRYLMFYLAGGIAAALTETYMGGDPGLSMVGASGAVAAVLGAYLVILPRAWIRTYLPPIFIFHVPAYIYLPYWAIVQYFSILAGEAGVAFYAHLGGFVFGFVAMLLLRRRPTSPVTHPS; encoded by the coding sequence ATGTTTCCACTCTCTGACCTCAAAACCCATCACGCCAGAGTGAACCGCTGGATCATTGCCATCAACATTCTGGTGTTTCTGTGGGTGATGCTGGTGTCTGGCGGTTACCTCGGGCAACAGAGCATCAACCTGCTGGAAAAGCAAATTCCTTATCTGGTGTTCACCCCTGCGGTGTTTTCAGAAGATCCGGTGCAAGGGGTGGTCAGCCTGTTTGGCTCGATGTTCATGCATGCCGGGATTTTGCACCTGCTGGGCAACATGTGGTTTTTGTGGGTTTTTGGAGACAACATCGAAGACCACCTCGGGTCTTTCCGTTACCTGATGTTTTATCTGGCAGGAGGCATTGCTGCTGCACTGACGGAAACATACATGGGCGGAGATCCCGGCCTTTCCATGGTGGGGGCCTCTGGAGCGGTGGCTGCTGTGCTCGGGGCCTATCTGGTGATTTTGCCCAGAGCATGGATTCGCACTTACTTGCCACCCATTTTCATTTTTCACGTCCCTGCCTACATTTACCTGCCTTACTGGGCCATCGTGCAGTATTTTTCCATTCTGGCCGGAGAAGCAGGGGTGGCCTTTTATGCCCACCTTGGAGGTTTTGTGTTTGGCTTTGTGGCCATGCTGTTGTTGCGACGGCGTCCCACTTCACCTGTGACCCATCCTTCCTGA